The Pigmentiphaga aceris DNA segment CGACGAGCTGGGGCGCGATATCTTCAGCCGCCTGCTGTATGGCGCGCGTGCCTCGCTGATGGCGGGGCTGGTGTCGGTACTGATCGCCATGGTGGTGGGGGTGCCGTTTGGTCTGTTGGCGGGATATTTCGGCGGCTGGGTCGACAGCGTCATCTCCCGCTTCACGGAAGCTTTGCTGGCAATCCCGTTCCTGATTCTGGCGATTGCGCTTGCCGCGTTCCTGGGCCCGAGCCTGACCAATGCCATGCTGGCCATCGGGATTTCTGCCGCGCCCTTGTTCATTCGCCTGGCGCGTGGGCAGGTGCTGGGTATCCGCAAGGAAGACTTCGTGACCAGCGCCAAGGCGCTCGGGGCGTCGCACACCCGCATCATTTTGAGCCACATCGTGCCCAACGTGATTCCGCCGCTGATCGTGCAAGCCACCATCACCATCGCCACGGCCATCATCGCCGAAGCCAGCCTGTCGTTCCTGGGCCTGGGCCTGCAACCGCCGAATCCGTCCTGGGGGTCGATGCTCAGCACGGCCAAGAATTTCATGGTGCAGGCACCGTGGATGTCGCTGTTCCCGGGGATCGCGATCTTCCTGGCGGTGTTCGGTTTCAACCTGCTGGGTGACGGTCTGCGTGACGCACTCGATCCGCGTCAGGAGCGATAAGCAAGATGGATATCAAGCATATGGATGCCAAGCAGGCAGGCAACAGGCTCGCAGGCAACACGTTCGCAGGCAATACGCAGACCGGCATCGACCTGTCCCACCCCGTACTTCAGGTGCGTGACCTGTCCGTCAGCTTCAAGACCCCGGAACGCACGGTGGACGCGGTGCGCAACCTGTCTTTCGACGTGCAGCGCGGCCAGACCTTGGCGATCGTGGGCGAGTCGGGTTCCGGCAAATCGGTGACCTCACTGGCGCTGATGCGTCTGGTCGAATATGGCGGTGGCACTATCGTGGGCGGCAGCCTGCAGCTTCGCCGCAGTTCAGGCGAGCTGCTGGACTTGCGCGCCGCCGACGAGCAGACGCTGATGCACGTGCGTGGCTCGGACATGGCCATGATCTTCCAGGAGCCGATGACCTCGCTGAACCCCAGCTTCACTGCAGGGTCACAGATTGCCGAGGCCTTGCAACTGCATCAGGGCATGGATGCCGCTGCGGCACGCGCAGAGGCCAAACGCATGCTGGAACGCGTGCGCATTCCCGAGGCGCAGGCCATTCTGGATCGGTATCCGCACCAGTTGTCGGGCGGCATGCGCCAGCGCGTGATGATCGCGATGGCGCTGTCCTGCAAACCGCAGCTGTTGATCGCCGACGAGCCCACCACTGCATTGGACGTGACCATTCAGGCGCAGATCCTGCAATTGATCCGCGAGTTGCAGGCCGAGATGAACATGGGGGTGATCTTCATCACCCACGACATGGGCGTGGTCGCAGAGGTCGCCGACCGGGTGCTGGTCATGTATCGCGGCGACAAGGTCGAAGAAGACACGGTAGGCAAGGTGTTTGCCAACCCGCAGCACGCCTACACACGTGCCTTGTTGTCTGCCGTGCCGCAATTGGGTTCGATGCGCGGCACCGACCAGCCCGCACCATTCACGCTGCTGTCTGTGAAAGACGCCGACGCAGGCACTGTTCCCGAGCCTGTGGTGGCAGCCGAAGCCACCACCACGGTGCGCCATGCCGAAGGGCCGGTGCTGCGTGTGATGGACATGGTGACCCGCTTCGATGTACGCACCGGCATCTTCGGCCGGGTGAGCAAGCGTGTGCACGCGGTTGAACACATCAGCTTCGATTTCTATCCGGGCGAAACCTTGTCACTGGTGGGTGAGTCCGGCTGCGGCAAGACCACCACGGGTCGTTCGCTGTTGCAGCTGGCACCGATGCAGGGCGGTCGCATCGAGTTCGACAAGCGCGATATTGGCGCGCTGCACGGCGCACAGATGCAGGCGCAGCGTCGCAACATTCAGTTCATTTTCCAGGACCCGTTTGCGTCCTTGAACCCACGCAAGCCGGTGGGTTATTCCATCATGGAGCCGCTGCTGATTCACAACGTGGCGCGCGGTGCCGAGGCGCAGGCGCGGGTGAAATGGCTGATGGACCGCTGCGGCCTGCTGCCAGAGATGGCGGGGCGCTATCCCCACGAGTTTTCGGGTGGGCAGCGTCAGCGTATCTGCATTGCCCGCGCCTTGGCCTTGAATCCCAAGGTGCTGATCGCCGATGAATCGGTATCGGCGCTCGATGTGTCGATCCAGGCGCAGATCGTCAATCTGTTGCTCGAATTGCAGCGCGAATTGGGCGTGGCCATGTTGTTCATTTCGCACGACATGGCGGTGGTGGAACGCATCAGCCACCGGGTGGCGGTGATGTACCTGGGGCAGATCGTCGAGATCGGCCCGCGACGGGCGATCTTCGAGAACCCGCAGCACCCCTACACCCGCAAACTGATGGATGCGGTGCCGGTGCCCGACCCCACGCGCCGTGATCGGCCCCGCACTTTGCTGACCGGCGACATCCCCAGTCCCGTGCGCAAGGTGGGTGACGATCCGGTGGTTCGTCCGCTGGTTCCGCTTGGTGGTGGCCACTTTGTGGCACGCCATCCGATCGGGGTTTACACCGGCAATGAGGTGGCCTGATCCGTTCCAAGACGGTCTGAATCCAGCAATCTGAACCTACGCTGGCCATCCAGCAGCTACACGATGTCACGGCGGTGCATGCAACGGTGCACCCGCCGCGCACCCGTCAGACACCCGCCATGGATTCGGCAATGACTGCGCAACGCATCTTGCCGTGCATCCAGACGACGCCAGGCATCGTAAGACTCCCCAACGAGCACCTTTGTGTTTTTCTTACGATGTCAGGGACGAATACCGTTTCGTAACGTGCGTGATGGATCTATTCTTCAAGTTCAGTAAACGCGCTTCGTGTTGTTGCCTGGGGGCGCAGGGCGGTATGACAGAGGACGCCTGTATGCGTTAATAGCGGTGACGAAGTTCAGGGTTATCACTATGCTGAGATTGTGGTCACCTTCGCTTTTCGCAGTCAGCAGGTCAGTTTGCAGACCTGAACGCCGCTGGGTTTGTCATGATTGATTGCGACGACACTAATGTTCGGAAGACCGATGCATGTGACGCAAAGCCTGTTTCTCCATCCACCGAAAGTGTGTATTTCAAACCACCTCTGAACGATGCAACGCTGGATGCGCTGCATAAGCTCGTGGAGCGTGGAGGGGTGGCAGGCCAGGCGGCACAGGAAATGCTGGACGCCGAATTGCTGGGTGCTGATGCCCAGTACGCGGCCCGGCTTCGAGGCAAGCCCGACCCAGAACCAGAGGCGGAAACTGTGTCTTGGTGGTTCCGATGTCGGGAACAAGCATCCAGCTGGTTCAAGAAAAAATGAAACGACCGCGTTTTCTTTCGAGAAGGTGTTGAGTTAGCGTACGCTAATCTTAATATTCCATTAATACTCTTGAATCGTCGTTCACGACAGGCACCGTCATGTTGTTATGTGAATCGTCTATTGCCGCGCTTTACACGGATTTCAAACAGGGCGGTGATAAGCACTTGCAGGTCCGCAATGCCTTGGAACAAGAGCGTCTTGCCGTTCCACCAGAGTCTGAATACGCCCGTGAAATCGACTATGCGCTGAAAAGCCTGGCCGAGGCGTTTTCGCAGGAAGTTGTTTTCGATCAGGTCTTGAATCGAATGATCCGCTCGCGTAGTTCAAACGGATGATTATGTGGATGCATTGCTTATTCGCATTGCATCGCATCGATATTATGACTGCCGGCTATGGATTTCTTGGCGATGGTTTTTTTGGCGATGACGTGCCCGCCGCCTGATCGGCCACGATATCGCCCAAACGACGGATTGCCCGTTCCACAGTAGGCGTTACCGCTTGCCCGGCGCTGATACGAAGAAAGTTCGAAAATCTTCCTGAGTTCGAGAACAGCGTTCCTGGCGCGACGCGTATCCCTTCCTGCAAGGCAAGTTCAAACACGCGGTCCGACGAGGTGCCAGGGGGCAGTTCTACCCATAGCACCAAGCCCCCGCGCGGCGGACTCAGTCGGGTGCCGGTCGGAAAACACTCGGCAATCGTATCGATCACCTGATTGCGCCATTGCAGCAGGCTGGCACGTAGCTTTTGCAAATGTCGGTCATAAAGTCGCGAGCCCATGACTTCGGCGGCCGCAATTTGCACCACGCTGTCGTTTGGACGGGTGTTGGCATATTTGAGCATCTCCACACGGGCCCGCCAGCGGCCCGGCATCAGCCAGCCCAGACGCATGCCGGGCGCAAAAGTCTTGTGGGCCGATCCGCAATAAATCACATTGCCCGTCTGATCCCACGATTTCAGCGCGCGCGGCAGGTTTGGCTCGTCATGAAGACGGCCGTAGCTGTCGTCTTCGATCACGGGCACGGCATGTCGCGCACAAAGCGCGGCAATACGCGCCTTGTCTTCGTCGGGCATGACACTGCCCAAGGGGTTGTGATAATTGGGCACCAGCACCACCGCCTTGATGTCAGTGTGCGTATGCAAGGCAAGGCTGAGGGCCTCGACCGACATGCCGTGCTGCGGGCTGGCCGGAATTTCCAGTGCGCGCATCCCCAGGCTTTCAATAGCCTGCAAAATGCCGAAGTAGGTGGGGGATTCCACTGCAATGGTGTCGCCCGGTTGTGCCACGGCACGCAGCGCCAGATTCAGGGCTTCGGTGCAGCCGTAGGTCACGACAATTTCTTCTGGCGAGACTTGCAGTCCGACTTCAAGCGCGCGCTGCGCCAGCACTTGCCGAAAGCCCGGATCACCGTGAATGGGTACGGCGCGAACCAGCAGGCCGGGTTGGTGTTTCAGCACCCTGGCCATGGCGCGTTGCAGGGCTTCCATCGGATAGGCATCGGGCGTGGCAACGGCTCCGCCCAGGTTGATCGACACCGGGTGGGCCGCGCACTTGGCGACGTAGCTGGATATGCGATGGTGCATGCCCACGAAGTCGTCGGGATTGATCGCCACCAGTGATTCGGGTTCGGGCACCGGAGCAATCGTGCTGCGCGCGGGGCGTCTGACGAAATAACCAGAGCGCGGACGAGCCTCGACCCAACCCTGCTCTTCAAGCACCCGGCAGGCTTGCAAGGCGGTCGACAGACTGACGTCGTGGGTGCGCATCAGGTTGCGCACGGAAGGCAGCCGTTGGCTGGGCAGCAAGGTGCCGGATTCGATTGCCTGGCGATAGCGCCCGGCCAACTGGAGATAAAGCCGTGGTGTGTCCATGCGTGCATCATCCCCGGTACCGCGTGTGCGCGGCAGACACAGATAGTCGATTTCTGGACCATAACAGATGTTGTCTATGGGATCTGTTGCGATACAGATAGGCGTGGTCTGTGTCTGTTCTGGTCGTCGGCCAATCCGTAATCTGGCTACTCCATTTCTGTGTGCTGGAGCCAGCCGTGACCTATCCAACCGTCACTTACCCGATTACCGATGAAGATACCCACAGCAGCCTGCTCGATATCGAGCGCCATCATGCTGATCGGCGCTGGTTGCGCGCGGGCACCACGATCGTGGCCCACGAAGGCATTTTTCATCTTGCCGAATCTGCGGTGCACTTGAACGGAGTGTCGATCCGCACGCAGAAGCTACTGCGTGAAGGGGATACGCATCAGGTCATGCAGACAGGATGGGTCGAATTTGCGAGCAATCGAGGCGGGCGCGCGCTGTGCGTCGCGCGCCCGTCGGCATGGCACCGCGTGGTGCATGCCGTGCCGAACTTCCTGCGTCAGTGGCTGGAAGGCCCGGTCACCGTCGTGGCCAAGGGCTCGGACAAGCCGCTGTGACGCAGCAGTGCATCGATCTTGGGTTCGCGGCCGCGGAACGCCAGGAACGAATCGATGGCGGGCCGGCTGCCGCCCACGGCCAGGATTTCGCGCAGGAAGCGCTGGCCCACTTCCGGCAGCAAGGTGTCGCCGTCTTGCGCCACTTCTTCGAAGGCCGCGTAGGCATCCGCTGACAAGACCTCGGCCCACTTGTAGCTGTAATAGCCTGCGCCGTAGCCACCCGCAAAAATGTGCGAGAAGGTATGCGGCAGGCGATGCCAGGCAGGCGGATGCAGAACGGCGATTTCCTGACGCACCTCTTGCAGCAGGGCCAGCACTTGCGCCGTGTCGCCCGGGGTCGATTGCTGATGCAACAGCATGTCGAAGAGCGAAAACTCGATCTGACGAATCGTCTGCAGACCGCTCTGGAAGTTGCGGGCAGCCAGCATGCGCTCGTACAAGGCGCGGGGCAGGGCCTCGCCGGTATCGACGTGTGCCGTCATGGCCGACAACACATTCCATTCCCAGCAGAAGTTCTCCATGAACTGCGAGGGCAGTTCAACGGCATCCCATTCCACGCTGGCGAACGGCGATGCACCCAGTTCGTCGACTTCGGACAGCACCAGGTGCAGCGCATGGCCCATTTCGTGGAACAGCGTGATCACGTCGTCGTGCGTCAGCAGCGACGGCTTGTCGCCGTTTGGCGGAGCGAAGTTGCAGGTCAGGAAGCCGACCGGGCTTTGCACTTTGCCGTGGCGCAGGCGACGTGCGCGATCGGAATCGACCCAGGCTCCGCTTTGTTTGCCGGCGCGCGCATACAGGTCGAAGTACAGGTGGCCGATGGTGTCGCCCGTCTTGCCGGCATCGCTATCCGTTGCGCGTGCAATGCGCACCACGCGAACCGATTCGTGCCAGGTGGGGGCATCGACTGTTTCCAGGCGCACACCGAACAGACGTTCGACCACTTCGAACAAGCCTGCGATCACGCGAGGCTCGGTGAAGTACTGCTTCACTTCCTGGGCGGAGTATTCATAGCGCTGGGTGCGCAGGCGTTCCGATACAAACGCCAGGTCCCAGGGCTGCAGGTCGTGCAGATCGAAGTCCGATGCACCAATGGCACGCAGTTCTGCCACATCACGTTCAGCATGACCACGGGTACGCTGGGCCAGGTCGCGCAGGAAGGTCAGCACCTTTTCGGGCTCGCGCGCCATGCGTTCCTGCAGCTGCTTGTGCGCAAAGCTGGCAAAGCCAAGCAGGCCGGATTCTTCGGCGCGCAGGGCAAGCAGTTCGGTAATCAGCGGCGAGTTGTCGAATTTCGCATCACCCAGCTCTGAGGACCGCGTGCCGTAGGCGCGGTACAGCTTTGCACGCAGTTCACGGTTTTCGCAGTATTCCATCACCGGGATGTAGCTGGGCGCTTTCAGCGTGACCTTCCAGCCGGTCTTGCCATCGGCCTTGGCCGCATTGGCGAAGGCTTGCATCACGTCTTCAGGCACGCCTTTCAGTTCAGCTTCGTCTTCGATGTACAGCGCGAAGGCGTCGGTGGCGTCCAGCACGTTTTCAGAGAATTTTTGCGTGACTTCGGCTTCGCGTGCCGAGATGTCGGCAAAGCGTTCACGCTGGGCAGGCGGCAGTTCCACGCCGCTCAGACGGAAGCCGCGCAGGGCCAGGTCGACAATGCGCTTGCGGGTCGGCGACATGGCGGCGTATTCCGCCGATTCAGCCAGACGCTTGTATTGCAGATACAGGCCTTCATGCAGGCCAACCCAGGTCCAGAACTCGGACACGGCGGGCAGGCTTTCGTTGTAGGCCTCGCGCAGTTCGGGGGTATTGACGACGGAATTCAGGTGGCCAGCGGCAGACCAGGCGCGCGACAGGCGCTCGCTGACGTCGTCGAGCGCATCGACGATGTTGTCCCAGGTCGGGGGCAGGGCCGGGTCTGCGGCGCGTTCGACCGCTGCACGGGTGCGCGCGATCAGTTCATTGATCGCCGGGGCGATGTGTTCGGGGCGGATTGCGTCGAAGGCCTGCAGGTCACGTTCAGCAAACAGGGGATTGTCGGCAAGGCTTGCGTCGGTCATCGTCTCATCCACAAAAAGTTCAGGTCGGGCGGGCGGCGTCCGGCTGGCGATCGATGGTTGCTGCGCGTGTGCACAGCCCCCATCGATGCAGAATCAGGCCGCAGCGTCAGCGGCGCGTTCAGCCGCCTCGACGGTATTGACCAGCAACATGGCGATGGTCATGGGGCCGACGCCGCCAGGAACCGGGCTGATCCAGCCTGCGGTTTCCGATACACCAGCGAAGTCCACGTCACCAGCCAGCTTGCCGGCCTCGTCGCGGTTGATACCCACGTCGATCACCAGCGCGCCCGGCTTGACCATGTCGGCGGTCAGCGTGTTGCGACGTCCGACGGCAGCGACCACCACGTCGGCCTGACGCGTGTGATACGCCAGATCCGGCGTCGCACTATGGCAGATGGTGACGGTGGCATTGGCTTGCAAGAGCAGCAGGGCCATCGGCTTGCCGACAGTGTTGCTGCGGCCGATCACGACCGCGTGCTTGCCACGCAGGTCCATGCCGGTGCTTTCGATCAGCTTCATGCAGCCATAGGGCGTGCAAGGACGGAAGCCCGGCAGGTTGGCAACCAGTTCGCCTGCGCTCAGGGTGGAATAGCCATCGACGTCTTTCTTGGTCGAGATCGCCTCGATCACCTTGCTGGGATCGATGTGACGGGGCAGGGGCATCTGCACCA contains these protein-coding regions:
- a CDS encoding ABC transporter permease, whose protein sequence is MATTPTPPASGSRAWKKFKRNRMALLGGGIVLFFVIAALLAPWLATHDPLKTSFMAIRKVPSAAYWLGSDELGRDIFSRLLYGARASLMAGLVSVLIAMVVGVPFGLLAGYFGGWVDSVISRFTEALLAIPFLILAIALAAFLGPSLTNAMLAIGISAAPLFIRLARGQVLGIRKEDFVTSAKALGASHTRIILSHIVPNVIPPLIVQATITIATAIIAEASLSFLGLGLQPPNPSWGSMLSTAKNFMVQAPWMSLFPGIAIFLAVFGFNLLGDGLRDALDPRQER
- a CDS encoding dipeptide ABC transporter ATP-binding protein, with translation MDIKHMDAKQAGNRLAGNTFAGNTQTGIDLSHPVLQVRDLSVSFKTPERTVDAVRNLSFDVQRGQTLAIVGESGSGKSVTSLALMRLVEYGGGTIVGGSLQLRRSSGELLDLRAADEQTLMHVRGSDMAMIFQEPMTSLNPSFTAGSQIAEALQLHQGMDAAAARAEAKRMLERVRIPEAQAILDRYPHQLSGGMRQRVMIAMALSCKPQLLIADEPTTALDVTIQAQILQLIRELQAEMNMGVIFITHDMGVVAEVADRVLVMYRGDKVEEDTVGKVFANPQHAYTRALLSAVPQLGSMRGTDQPAPFTLLSVKDADAGTVPEPVVAAEATTTVRHAEGPVLRVMDMVTRFDVRTGIFGRVSKRVHAVEHISFDFYPGETLSLVGESGCGKTTTGRSLLQLAPMQGGRIEFDKRDIGALHGAQMQAQRRNIQFIFQDPFASLNPRKPVGYSIMEPLLIHNVARGAEAQARVKWLMDRCGLLPEMAGRYPHEFSGGQRQRICIARALALNPKVLIADESVSALDVSIQAQIVNLLLELQRELGVAMLFISHDMAVVERISHRVAVMYLGQIVEIGPRRAIFENPQHPYTRKLMDAVPVPDPTRRDRPRTLLTGDIPSPVRKVGDDPVVRPLVPLGGGHFVARHPIGVYTGNEVA
- a CDS encoding PLP-dependent aminotransferase family protein; the protein is MDTPRLYLQLAGRYRQAIESGTLLPSQRLPSVRNLMRTHDVSLSTALQACRVLEEQGWVEARPRSGYFVRRPARSTIAPVPEPESLVAINPDDFVGMHHRISSYVAKCAAHPVSINLGGAVATPDAYPMEALQRAMARVLKHQPGLLVRAVPIHGDPGFRQVLAQRALEVGLQVSPEEIVVTYGCTEALNLALRAVAQPGDTIAVESPTYFGILQAIESLGMRALEIPASPQHGMSVEALSLALHTHTDIKAVVLVPNYHNPLGSVMPDEDKARIAALCARHAVPVIEDDSYGRLHDEPNLPRALKSWDQTGNVIYCGSAHKTFAPGMRLGWLMPGRWRARVEMLKYANTRPNDSVVQIAAAEVMGSRLYDRHLQKLRASLLQWRNQVIDTIAECFPTGTRLSPPRGGLVLWVELPPGTSSDRVFELALQEGIRVAPGTLFSNSGRFSNFLRISAGQAVTPTVERAIRRLGDIVADQAAGTSSPKKPSPRNP
- a CDS encoding M3 family metallopeptidase; this translates as MTDASLADNPLFAERDLQAFDAIRPEHIAPAINELIARTRAAVERAADPALPPTWDNIVDALDDVSERLSRAWSAAGHLNSVVNTPELREAYNESLPAVSEFWTWVGLHEGLYLQYKRLAESAEYAAMSPTRKRIVDLALRGFRLSGVELPPAQRERFADISAREAEVTQKFSENVLDATDAFALYIEDEAELKGVPEDVMQAFANAAKADGKTGWKVTLKAPSYIPVMEYCENRELRAKLYRAYGTRSSELGDAKFDNSPLITELLALRAEESGLLGFASFAHKQLQERMAREPEKVLTFLRDLAQRTRGHAERDVAELRAIGASDFDLHDLQPWDLAFVSERLRTQRYEYSAQEVKQYFTEPRVIAGLFEVVERLFGVRLETVDAPTWHESVRVVRIARATDSDAGKTGDTIGHLYFDLYARAGKQSGAWVDSDRARRLRHGKVQSPVGFLTCNFAPPNGDKPSLLTHDDVITLFHEMGHALHLVLSEVDELGASPFASVEWDAVELPSQFMENFCWEWNVLSAMTAHVDTGEALPRALYERMLAARNFQSGLQTIRQIEFSLFDMLLHQQSTPGDTAQVLALLQEVRQEIAVLHPPAWHRLPHTFSHIFAGGYGAGYYSYKWAEVLSADAYAAFEEVAQDGDTLLPEVGQRFLREILAVGGSRPAIDSFLAFRGREPKIDALLRHSGLSEPLATTVTGPSSH
- the folD gene encoding bifunctional methylenetetrahydrofolate dehydrogenase/methenyltetrahydrofolate cyclohydrolase FolD — encoded protein: MTARIIDGTQLSRTIRAEVAERTAALTARGHRPGLGVVLVGEDPASQVYVRNKVKACADAGLYSVMETYPATMTEAELLARIDDLNNAPEIHGILVQMPLPRHIDPSKVIEAISTKKDVDGYSTLSAGELVANLPGFRPCTPYGCMKLIESTGMDLRGKHAVVIGRSNTVGKPMALLLLQANATVTICHSATPDLAYHTRQADVVVAAVGRRNTLTADMVKPGALVIDVGINRDEAGKLAGDVDFAGVSETAGWISPVPGGVGPMTIAMLLVNTVEAAERAADAAA